In the genome of Mytilus edulis chromosome 3, xbMytEdul2.2, whole genome shotgun sequence, one region contains:
- the LOC139516036 gene encoding prostaglandin reductase 2-like, with translation MTENQNVVFVSRPGVNGEPKEENFRFEQCPYPVDIQKDEVLIKTLYLSTDPALRCRMNESTGVDYVGPWQIGETIEGFGGVGSVMKSLNPEFVEGDLVCSQYGWPWKEYFVKKPDKSFQKVDKSLVGGKISYCLSILSLTGLTSYLGLTEKGHIQPSHTLVISRAAGACGSLAGQFGRLKGCDRVIGICGSDEKCQYLTDELGFNGAINYKTQNIKDELSKHCPKGIDVYFDNVGGTISDQVIKQMNKDSHVILCGQISVYNKDVPYPPPIPEETQQCLQQNNITRERFLVLNYPEKFDESLKQIAEWLLSGKIKVKETVAEGLVNAGPAFVSMMRGGNIGKQLIHVASP, from the exons ATGACCGAGAACCAAAACGTCGTTTTTGTTTCCAGACCAG gTGTAAATGGTGAACCAAAAGAAGAAAACTTTAGATTTGAACAATGTCCTTACCCTGTAGATATACAGAAAGACGAAGTATTGATTAAAACTCTGTACTTATCAACTGACCCAGCATTG AGATGTCGGATGAATGAAAGTACAGGCGTAGATTATGTTGGACCATGGCAGATAGGAGAAACAATAGAGGGATTTGGAGGAGTTGGTTCTGTAATGAAGTCATTAAATCCAGAGTTTGTAGAAGGTGATTTAGTCTGTTCCCAATATGGATGGCCATGGAAAGAATATTTTGTCAAGAAGCCTGATAAATCATTCCAGAAA GTAGACAAGTCATTAGTTGGTGGAAAGATATCATACTGTCTCAGTATTTTAAGTCTAACAGGACTGACCTCATATTTAGGTTTAACAGAGAAAGGTCACATACAACCTTCTCATACACTAGTCATCAGTCGTGCCGCAGGGGCATGTGGATCTTTAGCAGGACAG TTTGGGCGTTTAAAAGGTTGTGATAGAGTTATTGGAATTTGTGGAAGTGATGAGAAATGTCAATATTTGACAGATGAACTTGGATTTAATGGTGCTATCAATTATAAAACACAGAATATAAAAGATGAACTGAGTAAACACTGTCCTAAAGGCATTGATGTATACTTTGACAATGTTGGTGGAACTATCAGTGATCAAGTCATTAAGCAG ATGAACAAAGATTCCCATGTTATTCTATGTGGACAGATATCTGTCTATAACAAAGATGTCCCTTATCCGCCACCCATACCAGAGGAGACTCAGCAATGTCTTCAGCAAAATAATATCACAAG ggaAAGGTTTTTGGTGCTTAATTATCCAGAAAAATTTGATGAGTCATTAAAACAGATTGCTGAATGGCTCCTATCAGgcaaaataaag gtgaAGGAAACTGTTGCTGAAGGTCTTGTAAATGCTGGTCCTGCCTTTGTGTCAATGATGAGAGGAGGAAATATAGGAAAACAATTAATTCATGTTGCTAGTccataa
- the LOC139516035 gene encoding ribosome biogenesis protein NOP53-like — MENKQQTRKKLRISKNKKKGWKKTDITEVEEFLEDQRLQERTGGLVAEKKDEQLFIVDKAPEEEPQIQRKRKKKDITNLKCHSHLQFDPRIKPARIAHNLRKPGVERRHERVVEKIKSGKKTATEIQAQKQSRADRKLKREARRKEHRLFKKSYDLWGTENTEEDLPVKKQKFNPPKHHREKPTLVSNVEIPHPGASYNPAFDDYQALIEKAHNVEVKKARIEQKLYNALDAKFKKLDKAELEKTWLTEMSAGLADDDTVEENDIGDLDLDKISVNPPVQREKKKTKIQRNKEKKLKQQEKLQKTDKAKKLRANEIFRLKSLKKEVKEKEKKVELKREARLKREAANKTKTRKIGKMKFEEPNLEIKLTGELEGSLRLLKPEGHLFEDRFKSLQKRSIIEPRVQARHTRKYKPKVFDKRSHREEGS, encoded by the exons atggaaaataaacagCAGACAAGAAAGAAACTTAGGATAAGTAAAAATAAGAAGAAGGGATGGAAAAAGACAGACATTACAGAAGTCGAAGAGTTTTTAGAAGACCAAAGACTACAAGAAAGGACAGG aggTTTGGTTGCAGAGAAGAAAGATGAACAGTTGTTTATTGTTGACAAAGCACCAGAGGAAGAACCACAGATTC agagaaaaagaaagaagaaagatataACAAATTTGAAATGTCATTCTCATTTACAATTTGATCCAAGGATAAAACCTGCCAGAAT AGCACATAATCTCAGAAAACCAGGTGTAGAAAGAAGACATGAACGAGTTGTGGAAAAAATAAAAAGTGGAAAGAAAACAGCAACAGAAATACAGGCTCAAAAACAAAGTCGTGCAGATCGTAAACTGAAAAGGGAGGCAAGGAGAAAAGAACACAGACTGTTTAAAAAGTCTTACGACTTGTGGGGCACTG AAAATACAGAAGAGGATTTACCAGTAAAGAAGCAAAAGTTTAAC cCTCCAAAACATCATAGAGAAAAACCAACACTTGTCTCAAATGTTGAAATTCCACATCCTGGAGCCTCATATAACCCAGCATTTGATGATTACCAG GCATTGATTGAGAAAGCACATAACGTAGAAGTAAAGAAAGCAAGAATAGAACAGAAGCTTTACAATGCATTAGATGCTAAATTTAAAAAGTTAGACAAAGCAGAGTTAGAG AAAACATGGCTGACAGAAATGTCTGCTGGACTTGCTGATGATGACACTGTAGAAGAAAATGATATTGGTGACCTTGACCTTGATAAAATATCTGTCAATCCACCTGTACAGCGAGAAAAGAAAAAGACgaaaatacaaagaaataaagaaaagaaattaaagcAACAA GAAAAGTTACAGAAGACAGATAAAGCAAAAAAACTTAGGGCAAACGAAATATTTAG attgaaatcattgaaaaaagaagtaaaagaaaaagaaaaaaaggtagAACTGAAGAGAGAAGCCAGACTAAAAAGAGAAGCTGCAAATAAAACAAAGACAAGGAAAATTGGAAAAATGAA ATTTGAAGAACCAAATTTAGAAATAAAGTTAACAGGTGAATTAGAAGGATCATTAAGACTTTTAAAG CCAGAAGGCCATTTGTTTGAAGATCGATTTAAGAGTTTACAGAAGAGGAGTATTATAGAACCTAGAGTACAAGCAAG ACATACAAGGAAATACAAACCTAAAGTCTTTGACAAGAGAAGCCACAGAGAAGAAGG